CACCCGGCCGCCACACCGTTCGACGTCTTCGAGCCGTACCGCTGCACACTCACCCCGGCGCTCCGGCGCTCCGCTCGACGCCGGACGCCCGTCGCTCCGCCCCACAGCGAGGCATGCCACGATGAACCTGTACATCACTCAGGAATCCGCCTCCCGCGGGTTCGGAGAAGGGGGAATCTCGTCCATGCAATCCGACCTGCTCTGGATCGTCGTCGCCGGCATCGCCGTCGGCGTGCTGCTGCTGCTCGCCATCATCGGCTTCTTCATCTTCCGTGCCTGGTACCAGGTGCCGCAGGCCGACGAGGCGATCGTGATCGTCGGTAAGAAGCAGAAGGGCGATGACGGGCTGACGTCCAATATGACCGTCATCACGGGCGGCGGTGCCTTCGTCAACAAGCTGACCCAGCGCTCCGATCGCATCTCGCTGCGCTCCCGCCAGATCAAGATGGAGCCGGTCGCGCAGACCAAGAACGGCGTGACGATCCACCTCGCGGGCGTCGCCCTCGTCAAGATCGGCTCCACGGCCGACCAGGTGCGCGCCGCCGCCGAGCGCTTCGCCTCGCAGGACCAGTCGATCGACGTCTTCACGACCGAGCAGCTCGAGGGCGCCCTCCGCGGCGTCGTCGCGAAGCTCAGCGTCGAGGAGGTCATGCAGGACCGCCAGAAGCTCGGCGACGAGATCGCCGAGGGGATCAAGGGCGACCTGCTCGCGCAGGGCCTCGTCCTCGACTCGTTCGCCATCCAGGGCGTCACCGACCGCAACGGCTACATCGAGGCGCTCGGCGCTCAGGAGATCGAGCGCGTCCGGCGCGAGGCCGACGTCGCCCGGATCAACGCCGCGCGCGAGGTCAAGGCCCGTCAGCTCGCCACCGACGAGGCGAACCTGATCGAGCAGACCGCCTACGACAAGAACACCGCCGCCGCGAAGTCCGAGGTCGGCCGAGCCAACGCCGAGGCCGAGCAGGCCGAGAACCTCGCCCGCGCCGAGCGCGAGCAGGCCGTCCTCGTCCAGCGTGCCGAGAACCGGCAGGCCGAGCTCGACGCCGACGTCAAGCGCGTCGCCGACGCCGAGAAGTACCGTCGCCAGACCGAGGCCGACGCCGACGCCTACGGCCGCGAGAAGAAGGCCTCGACCGATCGTCAGGTCGCGCAGCAGGTGTCCGACGCCGAGGCCTACGCCGTCCAGCGTCAGGCCGAGGCACGCCAGGCCTCGGCCGCTGCTGAGGCGGCCGCCCTCAGTGCCCGCGCTGAGGCCGAGGCCCACGCCCTGCGGGCCAAGGCCGGCGCCGAGGCCGAGGCCCTGCGCGCGAACGCCACCGCCGAGGCGGAGGCCATCCGCGCCAAGGGAGAGGCGAGCGCGGCTGCGATCCAGGCCGAGGCGGAGGCGCTCCGCGAGAACCAGGAGGCGATCCTGGGCCGCGAGCTGATCGGCCAGCTCCCCTCCCTGATGGCGGAGTTCGCGAAGGGCTACCAGAACGTCGGCACCGTCACCCTGATCGGAGGCGACACCGCCGGCACCCACATCGCCCGCGAGCAGGCGGCGAGCCTCGCCGCCACGTTCGACAGCGTCAAGTCGGCGACCGGTGTCGACCTCGGCGCGATCCTGCAGGGCCAGGCCTTCGGCCGCGGCGTGGCGTCGACCTCCGGAGCGTCGGAGCCCGCCGACCCGACCGTCATCCCCTCGACGAGCTGACGACCGAGGCGTCCCGCCCGCGACATCCTTGCGGGCGGGACGCCCGTCGGACCGACTCGACACTCGATCGGCCCCCGGCTCGCTGCCGCACCGGGGTCACCCGAGCGGCTGATCCCCGCGACAGCGGCGCCTCGTTACGCTCGACGGATGTTCGCAGGACTCGCAGGCTGGCACCTCGTCATCATCGCCGTCATCGTCTCGCCCGTGCTCATCGCGGCGATCGGCATCCCGATCGCCGTCGCGCAGGGCCGGGCCCGACGCGACGCCGGCCTCGTGACGAATCCGCGCCTCAATCCGCTCTCGATCGCCGCTTTCGTCTCCGCGTTCCTGATCGGCATCGTGGGTGTGGTCCTCGGCCATGTGGCCCGGTCGCAGATCCGCAGGAGCGGGGAAGCGGGCTGGGGCTTCGCCACGTTCGCGCTGTTCCTCGGCTACTGGGCTACAGCGGTCACCCTGCTCGGCGTGGTGTCGGTCGTCGGCGCGGCGCTCTGGCAGAGCTGACGCGCTCGCCGACCTCCGCCGGGCCCGCACCGGATCCCGTTCCGCGTCAGCCGAGCTCCTTGCGCATCTGCACCGCCGTCGTCTCGTAGCCGAGCGACTCGTACAGCCCTCGAGCCGCCGTGTTGAAGCCGAAGACGTTCAGCGCGAGCGCGCTGCCACCGCGGGCCGCGACGTGCTCCTCCGCCAGCAGCATCGCCGCCCGGCCCACGCCGCGGCCGCGCTCGGCGGCGTCGACCTGCACATCCCACACCCAGAAGACGCCGTCCAGGTCGCTGGGGTGCGGGCCGAGCCAGATCGTGCCAACAGGTCGTTCCCGGTCGAGGATCACCAGCACGTCGTGCCCCGGGGCCGGGGCTCCGCCCGGGAAGTACTTCTCGTACGAGGCGTCCGCGTTGCGGGTCGCCGCCGCCTCGTCGTCACCGGAGCGGATCCGGTCGGTGATGTACTCCGCGCGCTGAGCCTGCATCCAGGCGGCGAGAGCGGAGGCGGACAGGGGCGAGAGCGAGACGGTCACCCCTCCACCGTGCCACGTCGATCCGTCACGAACGGCTCCCTCCCCGCAGTCGAGGCAGCCGTTCGTGACGGATCGATCGAGCGCTACGAGCGGTCGGCGTGCGCCTTCTTGCCGAAGCGGGTCGCGAGGAACAGCACGGTGCCGACCACCGCGTACGCGAGCGCGCCGAGCCAGACCGGGCCGGTCTGCTGGGTCAGCAGCACGATGCTCGCGATGATCGCCAGGACCGGCACCACCCGCGGCACCGAGAAGTGAGCGTGGTCGACCTTGTCCTTCTTCAGCACCAGCACCGAGACGTTCGCCGAGATGAAGACCAGCAGGAGCAGCAGCACGGTGGTCTCGGCGAGCGTTCCCACGTCGCCGACGAGGCTGAGGACGGCGGTCGCGACGCCGACTGCGACGATCGACACCCACGGGGTGCGGCGCTGGGGCAGCACGTAGCCGAAGGCGGTCGGCAGCAGGCCGGAGGAGGCCAGCCCGAACCCGACGCGGCTCGCCATCACCATGAACAGCAGCGCTCCGTTCGCGATCGCGACCAGCGCGATCAGGCCGAACAGCCACGGCGGCACCGCCACTCCGCTGGCCGCGACCACGTCGAGCAGGGGCCCGGTCGACTCCCCGAGCTCGTCGATCGGCAGCACGATGACGGCGCCGAGGGCGATCAGGAGGTAGACCACGGCGGCCGTGAACAGGGCCGCGAAGAGCGCGCGCGGGTAGACCTTGGACGGGTTGCGCACCTCCTCCGCCATGTTGGCCGCGGCTTCGAAGCCGAGGAACGAGAAGAAGGCGACGATGGAGGCGGCGAAGGCGCCCTGCAGCGGTGCCACATCGGGGTTGAACTCGAAGATGCGCGAGGGGTCGCCGTTGCCGCCGCCGAAGAAGACCGCGGCGCAGACGATCACGATGACGAGACCGCTGACCTCGATGACCGAGGCGACGAGGTTCGCGGTGAGCGACTCCTTCACGCCGCGCAGGTTGATCAGCGTCAGCAGCAGGATGAAGACGATGGCGGTCGGAGCGGGCGGTACATCGAGCAGCGCCCCCAGGTAGTCGCCGGCGAACGCGTTCGCGAGCGAGGCGGCGGTCGTGATGCCCGACGCCATCATCAGGAAGCCGACGAGGAACGACAGGTACGGCTTGCCGAACGCACGGTCGACGTAGCGGGCCGCGCCGCCCGCGTGCGGGTACTTCGTGATCAGCTCGGCGTAGGTGCCCGCCGTGAGCAGCGCGATGACGAGGGCGATGAGCAGGGGCAGCCAGATGACGCCTCCGACATCGTTCGCCATCGTGCCGACGAGCGTGTAGATGCCGGCGCCGAGGGTGTCGCCGACGATGAAGGCGAAGAGGAGCGGGCCGGTGATGACCTTCTTGAGCGATCCACCGCCCTTCGAGGGAGCGGCCGCAGCGGTGTTCGTCGTTTCGGTCATCCGGCAACTCCACCGATCCGGCGCGCCGCACGCAACCCCTACCGCGCGATCGCTGCGAGAGTTCTCACGATCGAAACACGGGTGAGCGGCCCGCCCGGGGCGTCAGCGCGGTTCGACAGGGGAGCTCGGTTTCGGCGTCGAGGGCGACGGCGGCGCCGAGGTCGGTGCCGGAGCGGACGTCGCCGTCGAGGTCGGAGCGGTCGTCGGGAATCCGCTTCCCGGCTGGTAGCCGCCGGGCACCGGAGTCGGCATCGAGTACGGGCCGGCCGCCACCGTGACGGTCCCCTGCAGCACGGGAGCGTCGTCGCCGCTGATCGCGCCGCTGCCGGCGAGCGGCGACAGCGCGAAGGAGAAGGCGGTGTCCGGGCTGCCGTAGGGCCGCTGGAAGATCGCGACGTCGCTGTGGCCGGCCTGACCGGAGGCGGCGAGGCCCTGCACCGAGACGGTCCGGCTCGCACTCCAGCGCAGGCCCAGGTACCAGTTCCCCCCGTCGTTGACCCCGCCGTTCGTGATCAGTCTCTCCGGGCTGGAGGTGCGAGGGCCGTCGACGGCGCTCCACGCGCCGACCACGACTCCGGCCGACGCCGCCGGAGCGACCAGGACCGCGCTCAGCAGTGATGCGGCGAGAGCCGCGGCCTCGGCTCGGGCGGGCGCACCGTCGAGGTACTGGCCCCACACGACCGTGATGTCGACGGTGCACGTCTCGACGAAGGCGACCGACGCGGCGGGAGTGCGCCCCGCGGTCTCCTGGAACGCGAAGCCGGTGTAGTCGATCAGGCCGCCGGAGGACAGGCCTCTGCCTGCTCGAGCGGCGATGTTCCATCCGTCCTGCTCGGAGGAGGGAGACACCGAGGCGGCCGCGGCGGGAGCGGCGACGGCGAGCGCGACGACGGGCGCGCTCCAGAGGGCGAGGGCGGAGACGCTGCGGCGGGAGGGCGCGTCGAGGACAGGGTTCACGGGAGCTCCAGGGTGAGCGGGGAGGGGGCGCTCCACCGTGGCAGACGAGAACGTCCGCGGAGACCCCCTGTTAAGCACTCCGATGCGCCACGATGGGCGCACGCTCCGACGGATCGAGGACCCTGTGAACGACGTCATCCCGCGCCCCGGCATCGCCGACCGGCTCTCCCGGCTCCTCCGAGTGCGCACGGTCTCGGCCGAGCTGCAGAGCGCAGACGAGTTCCTCTCGGTCCTGCGCGAGCTCTACCCCCTGGCGCACGACCGCCTCGAGC
The genomic region above belongs to Rathayibacter sp. VKM Ac-2759 and contains:
- a CDS encoding SPFH domain-containing protein: MQSDLLWIVVAGIAVGVLLLLAIIGFFIFRAWYQVPQADEAIVIVGKKQKGDDGLTSNMTVITGGGAFVNKLTQRSDRISLRSRQIKMEPVAQTKNGVTIHLAGVALVKIGSTADQVRAAAERFASQDQSIDVFTTEQLEGALRGVVAKLSVEEVMQDRQKLGDEIAEGIKGDLLAQGLVLDSFAIQGVTDRNGYIEALGAQEIERVRREADVARINAAREVKARQLATDEANLIEQTAYDKNTAAAKSEVGRANAEAEQAENLARAEREQAVLVQRAENRQAELDADVKRVADAEKYRRQTEADADAYGREKKASTDRQVAQQVSDAEAYAVQRQAEARQASAAAEAAALSARAEAEAHALRAKAGAEAEALRANATAEAEAIRAKGEASAAAIQAEAEALRENQEAILGRELIGQLPSLMAEFAKGYQNVGTVTLIGGDTAGTHIAREQAASLAATFDSVKSATGVDLGAILQGQAFGRGVASTSGASEPADPTVIPSTS
- a CDS encoding DUF4190 domain-containing protein, yielding MFAGLAGWHLVIIAVIVSPVLIAAIGIPIAVAQGRARRDAGLVTNPRLNPLSIAAFVSAFLIGIVGVVLGHVARSQIRRSGEAGWGFATFALFLGYWATAVTLLGVVSVVGAALWQS
- a CDS encoding GNAT family N-acetyltransferase, translated to MTVSLSPLSASALAAWMQAQRAEYITDRIRSGDDEAAATRNADASYEKYFPGGAPAPGHDVLVILDRERPVGTIWLGPHPSDLDGVFWVWDVQVDAAERGRGVGRAAMLLAEEHVAARGGSALALNVFGFNTAARGLYESLGYETTAVQMRKELG
- a CDS encoding APC family permease; protein product: MTETTNTAAAAPSKGGGSLKKVITGPLLFAFIVGDTLGAGIYTLVGTMANDVGGVIWLPLLIALVIALLTAGTYAELITKYPHAGGAARYVDRAFGKPYLSFLVGFLMMASGITTAASLANAFAGDYLGALLDVPPAPTAIVFILLLTLINLRGVKESLTANLVASVIEVSGLVIVIVCAAVFFGGGNGDPSRIFEFNPDVAPLQGAFAASIVAFFSFLGFEAAANMAEEVRNPSKVYPRALFAALFTAAVVYLLIALGAVIVLPIDELGESTGPLLDVVAASGVAVPPWLFGLIALVAIANGALLFMVMASRVGFGLASSGLLPTAFGYVLPQRRTPWVSIVAVGVATAVLSLVGDVGTLAETTVLLLLLVFISANVSVLVLKKDKVDHAHFSVPRVVPVLAIIASIVLLTQQTGPVWLGALAYAVVGTVLFLATRFGKKAHADRS